The Cohnella abietis genome has a segment encoding these proteins:
- a CDS encoding carbohydrate ABC transporter permease, whose translation MGFKKRESLQAYLLTSPVVLFYVIIFVYPLARMLVLSFQSYDFYSPPTFVGLSNYIQLVDDHELIKKLLGTLFYWTIGPVTIVAAFLVALSMSKLRWGQTLFRAAYYGTSMAPMVALAVVFTYLFSPNHGIVNFVLTELHLQPIEWLYQPLLAKLVVMFIFFFMNIGFYAILFLSGILGVDQNLYAAAELDGAGQWRKTFHVTLPQIRPVIVFATILMTISIFQMYGQIVILTKGGPYGSTETVFMYAINKAFSDHQMGYAAAIVIVLSVLLALISYGILKIGEEKE comes from the coding sequence TTGGGTTTTAAAAAGCGTGAGAGCTTGCAGGCCTATCTATTAACCAGTCCCGTCGTACTGTTTTATGTAATTATATTTGTGTACCCGCTGGCGCGTATGCTTGTATTGTCCTTTCAGAGCTACGATTTTTATTCTCCGCCAACTTTTGTCGGTCTGAGCAATTATATTCAACTTGTGGATGATCATGAACTGATCAAAAAATTGCTAGGCACGTTATTCTACTGGACGATTGGACCGGTAACTATTGTTGCTGCTTTTCTAGTTGCGCTATCGATGAGCAAGCTACGCTGGGGACAGACTTTATTTCGCGCAGCCTACTATGGAACCTCGATGGCCCCAATGGTAGCATTGGCAGTCGTGTTCACGTATTTGTTCTCTCCTAACCATGGCATCGTGAATTTCGTACTGACCGAGCTGCATTTGCAGCCGATTGAGTGGCTTTATCAGCCTTTGCTAGCCAAACTTGTCGTGATGTTCATTTTCTTTTTCATGAATATCGGATTTTATGCCATCTTGTTTTTGTCCGGCATCCTGGGTGTGGATCAAAATCTATATGCTGCCGCCGAATTGGATGGAGCTGGACAATGGCGGAAAACATTCCATGTCACATTGCCGCAAATTCGCCCGGTTATCGTCTTCGCGACCATTCTGATGACTATCTCCATATTTCAGATGTATGGACAGATTGTCATCTTAACGAAAGGCGGACCTTACGGCAGTACGGAAACGGTATTTATGTATGCGATTAATAAGGCTTTCTCCGACCATCAGATGGGGTATGCGGCGGCAATAGTCATTGTTCTCTCTGTTTTGCTGGCGCTAATCTCTTACGGCATATTAAAAATAGGGGAGGAGAAGGAGTAG
- a CDS encoding carbohydrate ABC transporter permease has product MENSKKQHYVSFIFLTCGIIFVSFPLLILLFSSFKPNTEVYTFPFRFFPQHWTLDNYADAWKNNLSRYVWNSIVTSLVPTVTAIIFGLLAAYALAKMKFAGKGLLLKFIVVMMLVPFDILIFPMFQLFKSFHLLDSLAGIMVPGLVSAFGVFLMRQFMLQIPDELIEAARIDGCGLTGILTSVVLPNVTPGIAVLGITTFLYNWNVFTWPFIITTGETNKTLSVGLASMVTSINNFNPGGLLAGGIIMVIPVFILFVFFQKGITQVYMTTGIK; this is encoded by the coding sequence ATGGAAAATTCAAAGAAGCAGCATTATGTCAGCTTTATCTTTTTAACATGCGGAATTATATTCGTGTCATTTCCCTTGCTGATTCTGTTGTTCTCTTCTTTCAAGCCGAATACGGAGGTGTACACATTTCCGTTCCGCTTTTTCCCGCAGCATTGGACTCTGGACAACTATGCGGACGCCTGGAAAAACAATTTAAGCAGATATGTATGGAATTCAATTGTTACTTCGCTCGTTCCGACCGTTACGGCCATTATTTTCGGATTATTGGCGGCGTATGCGTTAGCTAAAATGAAGTTTGCGGGGAAGGGACTGCTGCTCAAGTTTATCGTTGTTATGATGCTAGTTCCTTTCGATATTTTGATTTTTCCTATGTTCCAGTTATTCAAAAGCTTTCATCTGCTCGACTCGTTGGCCGGAATTATGGTGCCTGGTCTGGTCAGCGCCTTTGGCGTGTTTCTGATGCGTCAATTTATGCTGCAAATTCCGGACGAGTTAATCGAGGCGGCCAGAATCGATGGCTGTGGACTGACTGGTATTCTTACATCCGTCGTCTTGCCGAACGTAACCCCCGGCATTGCAGTGCTTGGCATAACGACTTTCCTCTATAACTGGAACGTGTTCACCTGGCCTTTTATTATTACAACGGGTGAAACGAATAAGACGCTCTCGGTCGGATTAGCCAGCATGGTTACTTCTATTAACAATTTTAATCCCGGAGGTTTGTTGGCAGGCGGTATCATCATGGTTATACCCGTGTTTATTCTGTTCGTGTTTTTCCAGAAGGGAATTACGCAAGTCTATATGACTACCGGGATCAAATAG
- a CDS encoding sensor histidine kinase: MLTSMRSRMVFLVLLMNLVLTVAVAFVILNYNYVATKRTVDQYNRQLAYDTMESLDIKNKKYGEVSLQIMTSSIVQDKLSELLESDLTDINRLAFKTELMNFLNQYYYTSDEIESIRVWFGHDKVIYVGQPPLKDNNGYEKQSGYRLSRQSPTHLTWVANSDKTLSQWHIITKFQTNRDRSDSKSNQVIGAVEINMKPDRLLQSMEKLKVIPDVRFSYINKDQSLLFHYPNQDNGDEDVIAILESFKNGTQSAASFMLQSKGYFIEKSYLDMYLIISYPIENFFHYISVAGAQIVFIAVVILLISILGVIYISNMTTKPLKTVLKGIHTFGGGALGERIPGTGVREIDLIGSGLNRMARQIQNLLEDQVQFKQVEYQLAMKNKQAELRALRNQINPHFLFNTLQSINSVAIRKTGAETEVNHMIVHLSKLLRESIYNIKNLISVEDELNNLWAYVQLQHYRFSDRFQVKWKIDYQALNKKVPCLVLQPLMENAINHGVFHADKDDVMITVTSEFLDQELKLTIEDQGCGMEKTTLEGLLTRLHDSESQPTPEMGGVGLFNTHNRLLYEFGSRYEMDVHSEPNKGTRVQIRIRFDCD; this comes from the coding sequence GTGCTGACTTCAATGCGCAGCAGAATGGTTTTTCTCGTTTTGCTAATGAATCTGGTTCTGACAGTAGCCGTCGCATTCGTAATCCTCAATTACAATTATGTCGCAACCAAGCGTACGGTCGACCAGTATAACCGTCAGCTTGCATACGATACAATGGAATCGCTGGACATCAAAAACAAAAAATACGGGGAAGTTTCCCTGCAAATTATGACGAGCTCGATAGTGCAGGATAAGCTGTCGGAGTTGCTAGAATCGGATTTGACTGACATCAATAGATTGGCATTTAAAACGGAATTGATGAATTTTTTGAATCAATATTATTATACCTCGGATGAAATCGAAAGCATTCGTGTCTGGTTCGGGCATGACAAGGTCATCTATGTCGGTCAGCCCCCGCTCAAGGACAATAATGGTTATGAAAAGCAAAGCGGATACCGATTGTCCAGACAGAGCCCAACGCATTTGACCTGGGTGGCCAATTCCGATAAAACGTTGTCCCAATGGCACATTATTACGAAATTCCAGACCAACCGAGATCGATCGGACAGCAAGTCCAATCAGGTTATCGGAGCAGTGGAAATCAATATGAAGCCGGATCGATTGCTTCAAAGCATGGAGAAGCTTAAAGTCATTCCCGATGTCCGATTCAGTTATATTAATAAGGATCAGAGTCTACTATTTCACTATCCCAATCAGGACAATGGCGATGAGGACGTTATAGCCATTCTTGAGAGTTTCAAGAATGGCACCCAAAGCGCCGCTTCCTTTATGCTACAATCGAAGGGCTATTTTATTGAAAAATCTTATTTAGATATGTATTTGATTATTTCTTATCCCATTGAAAACTTCTTTCATTACATATCCGTCGCAGGCGCGCAGATCGTTTTCATTGCAGTCGTCATATTATTAATATCAATTCTCGGTGTTATCTATATATCGAACATGACGACAAAACCGCTAAAGACCGTATTAAAAGGAATTCATACCTTTGGCGGAGGTGCATTAGGTGAAAGAATTCCTGGTACGGGCGTCAGAGAAATTGACCTCATTGGTAGCGGTTTGAACCGCATGGCGAGACAGATTCAAAATTTGCTCGAAGACCAGGTTCAATTTAAGCAAGTTGAGTACCAATTGGCAATGAAGAATAAGCAAGCCGAATTGCGGGCTCTACGCAATCAGATCAATCCGCATTTTCTATTTAATACGCTGCAGTCCATTAATTCCGTTGCAATTCGAAAAACCGGTGCAGAAACCGAAGTAAACCATATGATTGTTCACTTGTCCAAGCTGCTGCGTGAGAGTATCTACAATATCAAAAATTTAATTAGCGTGGAAGATGAACTGAACAACCTGTGGGCTTACGTTCAGCTTCAGCACTACCGTTTCAGCGATCGTTTTCAAGTCAAATGGAAAATCGATTATCAAGCTTTGAATAAAAAAGTGCCTTGCTTAGTGCTACAGCCCTTGATGGAGAATGCCATTAACCACGGTGTATTTCATGCCGATAAGGACGACGTTATGATTACCGTGACGAGTGAATTCCTTGATCAAGAGTTGAAGCTGACGATAGAGGATCAGGGCTGCGGAATGGAAAAGACGACGTTGGAAGGACTTCTAACTAGATTGCACGATAGTGAAAGCCAGCCGACTCCGGAAATGGGAGGTGTCGGATTGTTCAATACCCATAACCGCTTGCTGTACGAATTTGGAAGTCGGTACGAAATGGATGTGCACAGTGAACCGAACAAGGGCACCAGGGTCCAGATCCGGATTCGTTTCGACTGCGACTAA
- a CDS encoding response regulator — MYEALIVDDERMIREDLKDFVNWQDYGFSKVRLARHGVEAMEITEGAFPDLILADINMPKMNGLELIRGLREQGFEGHFIVITAHGEFEYARQAISFGVKEYILKPIDFAKLNQIVRLISEELKEERGKGKDTQFALISKGLIRDILQAADSLRREDAQQAIETLFEKCLTLEQPLEALVILLQNTIVQAETMLNDRNPSYYASQQSVFLDLMTRLKECGTFAETRNLFDQLAAYISDFIETLDSSEGKGEFSHFKRLIKEHLSEDISLEWLSQRVHMSANYLSVAFKKETGENFNDYLTREKMLFARSLLLQRDKKINKVGALIGYANYRSFSRAFKNYFGCSPSDFRDKYSGH, encoded by the coding sequence ATGTACGAGGCGTTAATAGTGGACGATGAACGAATGATTAGAGAGGACCTGAAGGATTTCGTGAATTGGCAAGACTATGGCTTTTCAAAGGTCAGACTTGCGAGGCACGGAGTAGAAGCGATGGAAATCACCGAGGGGGCGTTTCCCGATCTAATTCTGGCTGATATCAATATGCCTAAAATGAATGGGTTGGAGCTAATTCGCGGTTTGCGAGAGCAAGGATTCGAGGGACATTTCATTGTGATTACCGCTCACGGTGAATTCGAATATGCCCGGCAGGCTATTTCCTTCGGTGTTAAGGAGTATATTCTAAAGCCCATTGATTTTGCAAAATTGAATCAGATTGTCAGGCTGATATCCGAGGAATTGAAAGAAGAAAGAGGTAAAGGAAAGGATACCCAGTTTGCGCTTATATCCAAAGGCTTGATTCGTGACATTCTGCAGGCTGCGGACTCGCTACGCAGAGAAGATGCGCAGCAAGCAATCGAAACGCTGTTTGAGAAGTGTTTGACTCTGGAACAGCCGCTGGAAGCATTGGTTATATTGCTTCAAAATACAATTGTGCAGGCGGAAACGATGCTGAACGATCGCAACCCCTCGTATTACGCCTCGCAACAGTCCGTTTTCCTGGACCTCATGACCCGCTTGAAGGAATGTGGAACGTTTGCTGAAACTCGGAATCTCTTCGATCAATTGGCAGCGTATATTTCTGATTTTATAGAAACGTTGGATTCGTCGGAAGGGAAAGGCGAGTTTAGCCATTTCAAACGGCTGATCAAGGAGCATTTGTCCGAAGATATTTCTCTAGAATGGCTGTCGCAGCGCGTCCATATGAGCGCAAATTATCTCAGTGTAGCTTTCAAGAAAGAAACGGGTGAAAACTTCAACGATTATTTGACCCGTGAAAAAATGCTTTTTGCGCGATCGCTGTTGTTGCAGCGGGACAAAAAAATTAACAAGGTAGGCGCGTTGATCGGATACGCCAATTACCGCAGCTTCAGCCGGGCATTTAAAAACTATTTCGGTTGTTCGCCTAGCGATTTTCGCGACAAGTACAGCGGTCATTGA